One genomic segment of Rhinolophus sinicus isolate RSC01 linkage group LG11, ASM3656204v1, whole genome shotgun sequence includes these proteins:
- the PLEKHG2 gene encoding pleckstrin homology domain-containing family G member 2 isoform X2: MPEGARGLSLPKPSPRLGSRRRASTTPAMASPRGSGSSTSLSTVGSEGDPAPGPTPACSASRPEPFPGPPIRLHLSPVGTPGSAKPSRLERVAREIVETERAYVRDLRSIVEDYLGPLLDGGVLGLSTEQVGTLFANIEDIYEFSSELLEDLEGSSSAGGIAECFVQRSEDFDIYTLYCMNYPSSLALLRELSLSPPAALWLQERQAQLHHSLPLQSFLLKPVQRILKYHLLLQELGKHWAEGPGAGGREMVEEAIVSMTAVAWYINDMKRKQEHAARLQEVQRRLGGWTGPELTAFGELVLEGSFRGGGGGGPRLRGGERLLFLFSRMLLVAKRRGPEYTYKGHIFCCNLSVSESPRDPLGFKVADLTIPKHRHLLQAKNQEEKRLWIHCLQRLFFENHPASIPAKAKQVLLENTLHCAPKSKPIPEPVTPPLGSPRPRDARSFTPGRRNTAPSPGPSITRRGRRQSEPVKDPYVMFPQNAKPRLKHAGSEGELYPSLEPQPPGPASEPAEDLEDTGPPTLDPSGTSITEEILELLSQRGLRDAGCPLQPSPHDLPKFPGDTQVPGDSESLTFPALPSRDSSEEEEEEELEMDERGPSPLHVLEGLESSNAAEVPDIPGLTKNPAVPTLPEIPSLSEIPQTPRLPSLSDISSVFEMPGLPAMPSIPDIPGLSSSPALPCDSWLQGPLQEPDEALATRRELFPGSSSGELGEASSGSRAGQEEDEEGVSFPDFQPQDGTQDRGFQDELEFRSCSEIRSAWQALEQGQLARPGFPEPLLILEDSDLGGGSGSGKAGAPNAKRAASRVRELARLYSERIQQLQRAETRASANAPRRRPRALAQPQLSPCLPHEQAEPGPLPAFGHVLVCELAFPLTLAQESVPLVPAAQVQVATPLSKPGGCLDGQGLDVSSLPEPDHRGIHVPVATPLPEEGSFWNIQIPATTPLPGQEVPPHVQGPAITNLPGQEGHLEVQVPAIARLPEHTGLVDIQLPATTFYPQQGCQMDTPVPTTPALPKQGSCSDVMALATTTTLKQEVHLDCQSPANTPLTKQGGSRDVQFPATVCGQAVDALLLHGSSLNNQIPEKTPAPLEHDLPHIQVPGTSPLPACGGRSDRQIPASAPLSGPQDLPGVQVPATTALPHTQGFTDTWVQALPPLPKPGGPPDIQKPAADPLLQVQSLTDLQVPNSTPLLEQKSLTGVHIPAATPLPEQRGCVDVQGLLPAPVQTTVILSKPGGPSDSHVARSESSDLTPPHSPPPPTRQLLGPNAAALSRYLAASYISQSLARRQGPGGEALLASRGPWSSSAPTSRAPSPPPQPQPPPAPARRLSYATTVNIQVGGGGRLRPAKAQVRLNHPALLASTHESVSLRNAQGTPDAPFHM; this comes from the exons ATGCCCGAGGGAGCCCGTGGACTGAGCCTGCCCAAACCCAGCCCTCGCCTTGGCTCGCGCCGCAGAG CCTCCACAACCCCTGCCATGGCCTCCCCCCGAGGTTCTGGGAGCTCCACATCCCTGAGCACAGTGGGCTCTGAAGGGGACCCGGCCCCGGGGCCCACCCCTGCCTGCTCAGCCTCCAGGCCAGAGCCCTTTCCAGGGCCCCCCATCCGCCTGCATCTGTCGCCTGTGGGGACCCCGGGTTCTGCGAAACCCTCAAGGCTGGAGCGTGTGGCCCGTGAGATCGTGGAGACAGAGCGGGCCTATGTCCGGGACCTCCGCAGCATTGTGGAG GACTACCTAGGCCCCCTGCTGGATGGCGGGGTCCTGGGACTGAGCACGGAGCAGGTGGGCACGCTGTTTGCTAACATCGAGGACATCTATGAGTTCAGCAG CGAGCTCCTGGAGGACCTGGAGGGCAGCAGCAGTGCAGGGGGCATTGCAGAGTGCTTTGTGCAGAGG AGCGAGGATTTTGACATCTATACGTTGTACTGCATGAACTACCCGAG ctccctggccctgctCCGGGAGCTATCGCTGTCTCCGCCAGCAGCCCTGTGGCTGCAGGAGCGCCAGGCCCAGCTCCACCACTCGCTGCCTCTGCAGAGCTTCCTGCTGAAACCTGTTCAGCGCATCCTCAAGTACCATCTGTTGCTGCAG GAGCTAGGCAAGCACTGGGCAGAGGGCCCGGGCGCCGGGGGCCGCGAAATGGTGGAGGAGGCCATCGTGTCCATGACAGCGGTCGCCTGGTATATCAACGACATGAAGCGCAAGCAGGAGCATGCTGCACGCCTCCAG GAAGTGCAGCGGCGGCTGGGTGGCTGGACCGGCCCGGAGCTCACTGCTTTCGGGGAGCTGGTGCTGGAGGGCTCATTCCGAGGTGGCGGAGGGGGCGGCCCCCGACTTCGAGGGGGTGAGCGGCTGCTCTTTCTGTTCTCACGGATGCTGCTTGTGGCCAAGCGCCGGGGACCAGAATACACCTACAAGGGCCACATCTTC TGCTGCAACCTGAGTGTGAGTGAGAGTCCTCGTGACCCTCTAGGGTTCAAGGTGGCGGATCTGACCATTCCCAAGCACAGGCACCTGCTCCAG gccaagAACCAAGAAGAGAAGCGGCTGTGGATTCACTGTCTCCAGCGCCTTTTCTTTGAGAACCACCCCGCCTCCATCCCAGCCAAG GCAAAACAAGTTCTCCTTGAAAACACACTGCACT GTGCTCCTAAAAGTAAGCCTATCCCAGAGCCCGTGACACCCCCACTTGGGTCTCCCCGACCTCGAGATGCTAGAAGTTTCACCCCTGGACGAAGGAACACAG CTCCGTCTCCAGGCCCCTCCATTACCCGCCGTGGCCGCAGACAGTCTG AGCCAGTGAAGGACCCTTATGTCATGTTTCCACAGAATG CTAAGCCTAGACTCAAG CATGCTGGCAGTGAGGGGGAGCTCTACCCCTCCTTAGAGCCTCAGCCACCAGGTCCAGCCTCTGAACCCGCTGAGGACCTGGAAGACACTGGACCCCCCACACTGGACCCCTCCGGGACCTCAATCACTGAAGAAATCCTGGAACTGCTGAGCCAAAGAGGCCTCCGGGATGCGGGG TGCCCATTACAGCCATCCCCTCACGACCTTCCCAAGTTCCCCGGAGACACCCAGGTGCCAGGTGACAGCGAAAGCCTCAcattcccagccctgcccagccggGACTcttcagaagaggaggaggaggaagagctggaGATGGACGAACGGGGCCCTTCCCCACTCCACGTGCTAGAGGGACTCGAAAGTTCCAATGCAGCTGAAGTTCCTGACATTCCTGGCCTTACCAAAAATCCTGCTGTGCCCACCCTCCCTGAAATTCCCAGCCTTTCTGAAATTCCCCAAACTCCCCGCCTTCCCAGTCTCTCTGACATTTCCAGTGTTTTTGAAATGCCTGGCCTTCCAGCTATGCCTAGTATCCCTGACATTCCTGGTCTTTCCAGCTCTCCCGCCCTTCCCTGTGACTCCTGGCTGCAAGGACCTCTGCAGGAGCCGGATGAGGCTCTGGCCACCAGGAGAGAACTGTTCCCTGGAAGCAGTTCTGGAGAACTGGGAGAGGCCTCCTCAGGTAGCAGGGCAGGTCAGGAGGAGGATGAAGAAGGGGTGTCATTCCCAGATTTCCAGCCCCAGGATGGCACCCAAGACCGGGGATTCCAGGATGAGCTGGAATTCCGCTCTTGCTCAGAAATCCGGAGCGCCTGGCAGGCTCTGGAGCAGGGGCAGCTGGCCCGGCCAGGTTTCCCAGAGCCACTGCTAATTCTGGAAGATTCAGATCTGGGTGGAGGCAGTGGGAGTGGGAAGGCCGGAGCCCCAAATGCAAAGCGGGCAGCATCCCGAGTGCGAGAGCTGGCCCGGCTCTACAGCGAGCGGATACAGCAGCTGCAGCGGGCTGAGACCCGGGCCTCCGCCAACGCCCCCCGCCGCCGGCCACGGGCTCTGGCCCAACCCCAGCTGTCCCCCTGCCTGCCCCATGAGCAGGCTGAGCCAG GGCCCCTGCCTGCTTTCGGACACGTGCTGGTGTGTGAACTGGCCTTTCCGCTGACCTTGGCCCAGGAATCTGTCCCCCTGGTCCCTGCTGCCCAGGTTCAAGTTGCCACACCTCTGTCTAAACCGGGAGGCTGCTTGGATGGTCAGGGTCTAGATGTTTCCAGTTTGCCTGAGCCAGACCACCGGGGCATCCATGTTCCAGTCGCTACCCCTTTGCCTGAGGAAGGAAGCTTCTGGAACATCCAGATTCCAGCCACCACACCTTTGCCCGGGCAGGAAGTCCCCCCACATGTCCAGGGCCCAGCTATTACAAATCTACCTGGTCAAGAAGGCCACCTGGAAGTGCAAGTTCCAGCGATCGCTCGTTTGCCTGAACATACAGGCCTAGTGGATATACAGCTTCCAGCTACCACCTTTTATCCTCAGCAAGGATGCCAGATGGACACCCCAGTTCCAACCACCCCAGCTTTGCCCAAGCAGGGAAGTTGTTCTGATGTCATGGCTTTAGCTACCACTACTACGCTAAAGCAGGAAGTCCACCTAGACTGCCAGAGCCCCGCCAACACCCCCTTAACTAAGCAAGGAGGTTCCAGGGATGTTCAGTTCCCAGCCACTGTCTGTGGCCAGGCTGTCGACGCTTTGCTTCTGCATGGAAGCAGCCTGAACAATCAGATTCCAGAAAAGACCCCAGCACCCTTGGAACATGACCTTCCACACATTCAGGTTCCAGGTACGTCACCTTTGCCTGCATGCGGAGGCCGCTCAGACCGTCAGATCCCAGCCAGCGCTCCATTGTCTGGGCCCCAGGACCTCCCAGGCGTTCAGGTTCCAGCCACCACAGCTTTGCCCCACACACAAGGCTTCACGGACACCTGGGTCCAGGCCCTCCCACCTTTGCCCAAGCCGGGAGGCCCGCCCGACATCCAGAAACCTGCTGCTGACCCTTTGCTTCAGGTGCAAAGCCTCACAGACCTCCAGGTCCCCAACTCTACCCCTTTGTTGGAGCAAAAGAGCCTCACAGGTGTCCATATTCCAGCTGCCACCCCTCTGCCTGAGCAAAGAGGCTGTGTGGACGTTCAGGGCCTGTTACCTGCCCCAGTGCAGACCACCGTGATTTTGTCCAAACCAGGAGGCCCCTCAGACTCTCATGTTGCCAGGTCAGAGTCTTCAGACTTGACTCCACCCCacagtcccccaccccccacccgtcAACTGCTGGGCCCCAATGCAGCTGCCCTCTCAAGATACCTGGCAGCCTCATACATCAGCCAGAGTCTGGCTCGACGGCAAGGGCCTGGGGGAGAGGCCCTGCTAGCCTCCCGGGGTCCCTGGTCCTCCTCTGCCCCCACGTCACGGGCACCTtcaccaccaccccagccccagcccccaccggCCCCAGCCAGGAGGCTCAGCTATGCCACCACTGTCAACATCCAGGTCGGGGGTGGTGGGCGGCTACGGCCAGCCAAGGCCCAAGTCAGGTTGAACCACCCTGCTCTCCTGGCCTCCACCCATGAATCTGTGAGCCTTCGAAATGCCCAGGGGACTCCTGATGCCCCTTTCCACATGTGA
- the PLEKHG2 gene encoding pleckstrin homology domain-containing family G member 2 isoform X3, with translation MPEGARGLSLPKPSPRLGSRRRGEVCDCSTVCETQTASTTPAMASPRGSGSSTSLSTVGSEGDPAPGPTPACSASRPEPFPGPPIRLHLSPVGTPGSAKPSRLERVAREIVETERAYVRDLRSIVEDYLGPLLDGGVLGLSTEQVGTLFANIEDIYEFSSELLEDLEGSSSAGGIAECFVQRSEDFDIYTLYCMNYPSSLALLRELSLSPPAALWLQERQAQLHHSLPLQSFLLKPVQRILKYHLLLQELGKHWAEGPGAGGREMVEEAIVSMTAVAWYINDMKRKQEHAARLQEVQRRLGGWTGPELTAFGELVLEGSFRGGGGGGPRLRGGERLLFLFSRMLLVAKRRGPEYTYKGHIFCCNLSVSESPRDPLGFKVADLTIPKHRHLLQAKNQEEKRLWIHCLQRLFFENHPASIPAKAKQVLLENTLHCAPKSKPIPEPVTPPLGSPRPRDARSFTPGRRNTAPSPGPSITRRGRRQSEPVKDPYVMFPQNAKPRLKHAGSEGELYPSLEPQPPGPASEPAEDLEDTGPPTLDPSGTSITEEILELLSQRGLRDAGCPLQPSPHDLPKFPGDTQVPGDSESLTFPALPSRDSSEEEEEEELEMDERGPSPLHVLEGLESSNAAEVPDIPGLTKNPAVPTLPEIPSLSEIPQTPRLPSLSDISSVFEMPGLPAMPSIPDIPGLSSSPALPCDSWLQGPLQEPDEALATRRELFPGSSSGELGEASSEIRSAWQALEQGQLARPGFPEPLLILEDSDLGGGSGSGKAGAPNAKRAASRVRELARLYSERIQQLQRAETRASANAPRRRPRALAQPQLSPCLPHEQAEPGPLPAFGHVLVCELAFPLTLAQESVPLVPAAQVQVATPLSKPGGCLDGQGLDVSSLPEPDHRGIHVPVATPLPEEGSFWNIQIPATTPLPGQEVPPHVQGPAITNLPGQEGHLEVQVPAIARLPEHTGLVDIQLPATTFYPQQGCQMDTPVPTTPALPKQGSCSDVMALATTTTLKQEVHLDCQSPANTPLTKQGGSRDVQFPATVCGQAVDALLLHGSSLNNQIPEKTPAPLEHDLPHIQVPGTSPLPACGGRSDRQIPASAPLSGPQDLPGVQVPATTALPHTQGFTDTWVQALPPLPKPGGPPDIQKPAADPLLQVQSLTDLQVPNSTPLLEQKSLTGVHIPAATPLPEQRGCVDVQGLLPAPVQTTVILSKPGGPSDSHVARSESSDLTPPHSPPPPTRQLLGPNAAALSRYLAASYISQSLARRQGPGGEALLASRGPWSSSAPTSRAPSPPPQPQPPPAPARRLSYATTVNIQVGGGGRLRPAKAQVRLNHPALLASTHESVSLRNAQGTPDAPFHM, from the exons ATGCCCGAGGGAGCCCGTGGACTGAGCCTGCCCAAACCCAGCCCTCGCCTTGGCTCGCGCCGCAGAGGTGAAGTGTGTGACTGTTCAACTGTGTGTGAGACTCAGACAG CCTCCACAACCCCTGCCATGGCCTCCCCCCGAGGTTCTGGGAGCTCCACATCCCTGAGCACAGTGGGCTCTGAAGGGGACCCGGCCCCGGGGCCCACCCCTGCCTGCTCAGCCTCCAGGCCAGAGCCCTTTCCAGGGCCCCCCATCCGCCTGCATCTGTCGCCTGTGGGGACCCCGGGTTCTGCGAAACCCTCAAGGCTGGAGCGTGTGGCCCGTGAGATCGTGGAGACAGAGCGGGCCTATGTCCGGGACCTCCGCAGCATTGTGGAG GACTACCTAGGCCCCCTGCTGGATGGCGGGGTCCTGGGACTGAGCACGGAGCAGGTGGGCACGCTGTTTGCTAACATCGAGGACATCTATGAGTTCAGCAG CGAGCTCCTGGAGGACCTGGAGGGCAGCAGCAGTGCAGGGGGCATTGCAGAGTGCTTTGTGCAGAGG AGCGAGGATTTTGACATCTATACGTTGTACTGCATGAACTACCCGAG ctccctggccctgctCCGGGAGCTATCGCTGTCTCCGCCAGCAGCCCTGTGGCTGCAGGAGCGCCAGGCCCAGCTCCACCACTCGCTGCCTCTGCAGAGCTTCCTGCTGAAACCTGTTCAGCGCATCCTCAAGTACCATCTGTTGCTGCAG GAGCTAGGCAAGCACTGGGCAGAGGGCCCGGGCGCCGGGGGCCGCGAAATGGTGGAGGAGGCCATCGTGTCCATGACAGCGGTCGCCTGGTATATCAACGACATGAAGCGCAAGCAGGAGCATGCTGCACGCCTCCAG GAAGTGCAGCGGCGGCTGGGTGGCTGGACCGGCCCGGAGCTCACTGCTTTCGGGGAGCTGGTGCTGGAGGGCTCATTCCGAGGTGGCGGAGGGGGCGGCCCCCGACTTCGAGGGGGTGAGCGGCTGCTCTTTCTGTTCTCACGGATGCTGCTTGTGGCCAAGCGCCGGGGACCAGAATACACCTACAAGGGCCACATCTTC TGCTGCAACCTGAGTGTGAGTGAGAGTCCTCGTGACCCTCTAGGGTTCAAGGTGGCGGATCTGACCATTCCCAAGCACAGGCACCTGCTCCAG gccaagAACCAAGAAGAGAAGCGGCTGTGGATTCACTGTCTCCAGCGCCTTTTCTTTGAGAACCACCCCGCCTCCATCCCAGCCAAG GCAAAACAAGTTCTCCTTGAAAACACACTGCACT GTGCTCCTAAAAGTAAGCCTATCCCAGAGCCCGTGACACCCCCACTTGGGTCTCCCCGACCTCGAGATGCTAGAAGTTTCACCCCTGGACGAAGGAACACAG CTCCGTCTCCAGGCCCCTCCATTACCCGCCGTGGCCGCAGACAGTCTG AGCCAGTGAAGGACCCTTATGTCATGTTTCCACAGAATG CTAAGCCTAGACTCAAG CATGCTGGCAGTGAGGGGGAGCTCTACCCCTCCTTAGAGCCTCAGCCACCAGGTCCAGCCTCTGAACCCGCTGAGGACCTGGAAGACACTGGACCCCCCACACTGGACCCCTCCGGGACCTCAATCACTGAAGAAATCCTGGAACTGCTGAGCCAAAGAGGCCTCCGGGATGCGGGG TGCCCATTACAGCCATCCCCTCACGACCTTCCCAAGTTCCCCGGAGACACCCAGGTGCCAGGTGACAGCGAAAGCCTCAcattcccagccctgcccagccggGACTcttcagaagaggaggaggaggaagagctggaGATGGACGAACGGGGCCCTTCCCCACTCCACGTGCTAGAGGGACTCGAAAGTTCCAATGCAGCTGAAGTTCCTGACATTCCTGGCCTTACCAAAAATCCTGCTGTGCCCACCCTCCCTGAAATTCCCAGCCTTTCTGAAATTCCCCAAACTCCCCGCCTTCCCAGTCTCTCTGACATTTCCAGTGTTTTTGAAATGCCTGGCCTTCCAGCTATGCCTAGTATCCCTGACATTCCTGGTCTTTCCAGCTCTCCCGCCCTTCCCTGTGACTCCTGGCTGCAAGGACCTCTGCAGGAGCCGGATGAGGCTCTGGCCACCAGGAGAGAACTGTTCCCTGGAAGCAGTTCTGGAGAACTGGGAGAGGCCTCCTCAG AAATCCGGAGCGCCTGGCAGGCTCTGGAGCAGGGGCAGCTGGCCCGGCCAGGTTTCCCAGAGCCACTGCTAATTCTGGAAGATTCAGATCTGGGTGGAGGCAGTGGGAGTGGGAAGGCCGGAGCCCCAAATGCAAAGCGGGCAGCATCCCGAGTGCGAGAGCTGGCCCGGCTCTACAGCGAGCGGATACAGCAGCTGCAGCGGGCTGAGACCCGGGCCTCCGCCAACGCCCCCCGCCGCCGGCCACGGGCTCTGGCCCAACCCCAGCTGTCCCCCTGCCTGCCCCATGAGCAGGCTGAGCCAG GGCCCCTGCCTGCTTTCGGACACGTGCTGGTGTGTGAACTGGCCTTTCCGCTGACCTTGGCCCAGGAATCTGTCCCCCTGGTCCCTGCTGCCCAGGTTCAAGTTGCCACACCTCTGTCTAAACCGGGAGGCTGCTTGGATGGTCAGGGTCTAGATGTTTCCAGTTTGCCTGAGCCAGACCACCGGGGCATCCATGTTCCAGTCGCTACCCCTTTGCCTGAGGAAGGAAGCTTCTGGAACATCCAGATTCCAGCCACCACACCTTTGCCCGGGCAGGAAGTCCCCCCACATGTCCAGGGCCCAGCTATTACAAATCTACCTGGTCAAGAAGGCCACCTGGAAGTGCAAGTTCCAGCGATCGCTCGTTTGCCTGAACATACAGGCCTAGTGGATATACAGCTTCCAGCTACCACCTTTTATCCTCAGCAAGGATGCCAGATGGACACCCCAGTTCCAACCACCCCAGCTTTGCCCAAGCAGGGAAGTTGTTCTGATGTCATGGCTTTAGCTACCACTACTACGCTAAAGCAGGAAGTCCACCTAGACTGCCAGAGCCCCGCCAACACCCCCTTAACTAAGCAAGGAGGTTCCAGGGATGTTCAGTTCCCAGCCACTGTCTGTGGCCAGGCTGTCGACGCTTTGCTTCTGCATGGAAGCAGCCTGAACAATCAGATTCCAGAAAAGACCCCAGCACCCTTGGAACATGACCTTCCACACATTCAGGTTCCAGGTACGTCACCTTTGCCTGCATGCGGAGGCCGCTCAGACCGTCAGATCCCAGCCAGCGCTCCATTGTCTGGGCCCCAGGACCTCCCAGGCGTTCAGGTTCCAGCCACCACAGCTTTGCCCCACACACAAGGCTTCACGGACACCTGGGTCCAGGCCCTCCCACCTTTGCCCAAGCCGGGAGGCCCGCCCGACATCCAGAAACCTGCTGCTGACCCTTTGCTTCAGGTGCAAAGCCTCACAGACCTCCAGGTCCCCAACTCTACCCCTTTGTTGGAGCAAAAGAGCCTCACAGGTGTCCATATTCCAGCTGCCACCCCTCTGCCTGAGCAAAGAGGCTGTGTGGACGTTCAGGGCCTGTTACCTGCCCCAGTGCAGACCACCGTGATTTTGTCCAAACCAGGAGGCCCCTCAGACTCTCATGTTGCCAGGTCAGAGTCTTCAGACTTGACTCCACCCCacagtcccccaccccccacccgtcAACTGCTGGGCCCCAATGCAGCTGCCCTCTCAAGATACCTGGCAGCCTCATACATCAGCCAGAGTCTGGCTCGACGGCAAGGGCCTGGGGGAGAGGCCCTGCTAGCCTCCCGGGGTCCCTGGTCCTCCTCTGCCCCCACGTCACGGGCACCTtcaccaccaccccagccccagcccccaccggCCCCAGCCAGGAGGCTCAGCTATGCCACCACTGTCAACATCCAGGTCGGGGGTGGTGGGCGGCTACGGCCAGCCAAGGCCCAAGTCAGGTTGAACCACCCTGCTCTCCTGGCCTCCACCCATGAATCTGTGAGCCTTCGAAATGCCCAGGGGACTCCTGATGCCCCTTTCCACATGTGA